A genomic region of uncultured Paludibaculum sp. contains the following coding sequences:
- a CDS encoding serine/threonine-protein kinase: MDRFARLETLFHKARGLPRDEWDLYLAREANDDPPLQDEVRELLRANGSAGGPIETQDGMAALVAAGAAVLTQFGAYRVMRLLGRGGMGAVYLAERADGEYTQNVALKVLAPHLADDAFATRFRTERQLLAQMNHPNIVRLLDGGVSASGEPYLVTEYIDGEPLDTYCDRLRLDVRARLRLFLDVCDAVAHAHRNLVIHRDLKPANILVDKTGTVKLLDFGTATLIGSRESSAVTTLPLLTPRYASPEQLRNDPLNIATDVYSLGLILHELLGGHRPFAISNDLVQEFARATQDMPVAALGSAATAQAAGARGVSLNELKSELSGDLNAIAAKAVAYTLRERYQSVEELRDDVTAFLESRPVHARPLTITYRARKFLYRRRYVVAAVVAVLVASTAGVVATVQQKRLAEQRFEEVRRLAHYQMFELYDRAELIPGTLRMRAEMVQRSLDYLDRLAAQKDLNEGLAVEIAQGYRRLGDTQGNFAKATLGNPALAARMYEKGLVVLRPLVNKSEAARRAQQALEASAAIAELSTNPAAGSLPKLESIIAALEKQVAANPADEDGRLLLGRAMIAIFSSPEARDRTQDVTADIARKSEAVLAEGADRHGPRLASFQLALLDLYRLRASAIADRNPAESRQWLERGLRLLRGLPPELQNSSIARKARASYLMTLSAAAHAEGDAQQALAMMEEPLVIVRELARDPDDLQACANLAVMLENRALMRWNVDDFQGYLADYSESTPLNERLVKSSAGERFRLYYLSSLRNLAYAHDKLKTPQAPAMIHKAYEELKKAANDDSLGFRPKADLADLLLNLGIDGKARPDEALPYAQAAARLEPGALNSWESVAEASRQLGRFNEALDAINRAIGLLDAPKEGEAPTQFYKSMLTKRQQIQTEQAAAGLKP, translated from the coding sequence ATGGACCGTTTTGCACGGTTGGAGACGCTGTTCCACAAAGCGCGCGGGTTGCCCAGAGACGAGTGGGATTTGTATTTGGCGCGGGAAGCTAACGACGATCCTCCGCTCCAGGACGAGGTCCGCGAACTATTGCGGGCGAACGGCTCAGCCGGTGGTCCGATCGAGACGCAGGATGGGATGGCGGCCCTGGTTGCGGCGGGTGCGGCCGTTCTTACCCAATTTGGAGCCTATCGTGTCATGCGGTTGCTGGGCCGCGGCGGTATGGGCGCGGTCTATCTGGCGGAACGGGCGGACGGCGAGTATACGCAGAATGTCGCGCTGAAGGTCCTGGCTCCGCACTTGGCGGACGATGCCTTTGCGACGCGGTTCCGCACGGAGCGCCAGTTGCTGGCGCAGATGAACCATCCGAACATCGTGCGTCTGCTGGACGGCGGTGTGAGTGCGTCGGGTGAGCCGTACCTGGTGACGGAGTATATCGACGGTGAGCCGCTGGACACCTACTGTGACCGCCTGCGGCTGGATGTGCGGGCCCGGCTCCGGTTGTTCCTCGACGTTTGCGACGCGGTGGCGCACGCACACAGAAACCTGGTGATCCATCGTGATCTGAAGCCGGCCAATATTCTCGTGGACAAGACCGGCACCGTGAAGCTGCTGGATTTTGGTACGGCCACACTGATCGGTTCGCGCGAGAGTTCGGCCGTGACGACGCTGCCGTTGCTGACGCCGCGCTATGCGAGTCCTGAGCAGTTGCGGAACGACCCTCTGAACATTGCGACGGATGTGTATTCGCTGGGGCTTATCTTGCACGAGTTGCTGGGTGGGCACCGGCCGTTCGCCATCTCGAACGACCTGGTTCAGGAGTTCGCGCGAGCGACGCAGGATATGCCGGTGGCGGCTTTGGGCTCGGCGGCCACGGCCCAGGCGGCTGGCGCGCGCGGCGTGAGCCTGAATGAGCTGAAGTCGGAGTTGAGCGGCGACCTCAACGCGATTGCGGCCAAGGCTGTGGCTTACACGCTGCGGGAGCGGTACCAGAGTGTCGAGGAACTGCGCGACGACGTGACGGCGTTCCTGGAATCCAGGCCGGTGCATGCGCGACCGTTGACCATCACCTATCGTGCGCGAAAGTTCCTCTATCGCCGGCGCTATGTGGTGGCGGCCGTGGTGGCCGTGCTGGTGGCGTCAACGGCGGGCGTCGTCGCTACCGTGCAGCAGAAGCGGCTGGCGGAGCAGCGCTTCGAAGAAGTGCGGCGGCTGGCGCACTACCAGATGTTCGAGCTATACGACCGGGCGGAACTGATCCCCGGCACTCTGCGGATGCGCGCCGAGATGGTGCAACGGTCGCTCGATTATCTCGACCGGTTGGCTGCGCAGAAGGATCTGAACGAGGGGCTGGCTGTGGAGATTGCCCAGGGGTACCGTAGGCTGGGCGACACGCAAGGCAACTTCGCGAAGGCGACGCTAGGGAATCCGGCGCTGGCGGCGCGGATGTACGAGAAGGGCTTGGTCGTGCTGCGGCCACTGGTGAACAAGAGTGAGGCGGCGCGGCGCGCCCAGCAGGCGTTGGAGGCGAGCGCGGCCATCGCGGAGCTTTCGACGAATCCAGCGGCTGGCTCGCTGCCAAAGCTCGAATCGATCATTGCGGCGCTGGAGAAGCAGGTGGCGGCGAACCCTGCCGATGAGGACGGCCGGCTGCTGCTGGGCCGGGCCATGATCGCCATCTTCAGCTCGCCCGAGGCGCGGGATCGAACCCAGGACGTCACGGCGGACATCGCCCGGAAGAGTGAGGCGGTGTTGGCGGAGGGGGCGGACCGTCACGGCCCGAGACTGGCGTCGTTCCAACTGGCGCTGCTGGACCTCTACCGTCTGCGGGCCAGCGCGATCGCGGATAGGAACCCGGCGGAGTCGAGGCAATGGCTGGAGCGAGGACTGCGGCTGCTGCGCGGCTTGCCTCCGGAGTTGCAGAACAGCTCCATCGCGAGGAAGGCCCGGGCGTCCTACCTGATGACGCTGTCGGCGGCGGCGCATGCGGAGGGCGACGCGCAACAGGCGCTGGCCATGATGGAGGAGCCTCTGGTGATTGTGCGCGAGTTGGCGCGCGATCCGGACGATCTGCAGGCCTGCGCCAATTTGGCGGTGATGCTGGAAAACCGTGCGTTGATGCGCTGGAATGTGGACGACTTCCAGGGGTATCTGGCGGACTACTCGGAATCGACGCCACTGAATGAGCGGCTGGTGAAGTCGAGCGCCGGGGAACGGTTTCGGCTTTACTACCTGTCGTCGCTGCGAAACCTCGCCTATGCGCACGACAAGCTGAAGACGCCACAGGCTCCGGCCATGATTCACAAGGCCTATGAGGAGCTGAAAAAGGCTGCGAACGACGACAGCCTGGGCTTCCGGCCGAAAGCGGATCTGGCGGACCTGCTGCTCAATCTCGGCATCGACGGCAAGGCCCGGCCGGATGAGGCGCTGCCCTACGCGCAAGCCGCGGCGAGGCTGGAGCCTGGAGCGTTGAACTCCTGGGAGTCGGTAGCCGAGGCCAGCCGGCAACTGGGACGTTTCAACGAAGCATTGGATGCGATCAACCGCGCCATTGGGTTGTTGGATGCGCCAAAGGAAGGCGAGGCGCCGACACAGTTTTACAAGAGCATGCTAACGAAGCGGCAGCAGATTCAGACGGAGCAGGCGGCAGCCGGCCTGAAGCCGTGA
- a CDS encoding Gfo/Idh/MocA family oxidoreductase, with protein sequence MASRRTFLNTAAAATIYRLVESSAARAQTAAPSDTVQLGFVGVGIRGSQLLEEFSQIPGVNPVIAADLYDGHLEHAKEFTQGKIQTTKRYEDVIGRKDLDAIVIAVPDHWHKQMTLETLSAGKHVYIEKPMTWSLQEGPEIIAAEKRAGKVLMVGSGGKTTTLVAKTREIVASGELGAIHQVRMMQYRNSKEGAWVYPIPPDASPATIDWDRFIGPSPKRPFSPEVFFRWRCWWEYSGGVATDLFVHLLTTMHEAMNVQAPVSAVSQGGLYRWKDGRTVPDVMESLFEYKEGFIAQISVNLNNSSRSPAMQIFGEKGTLTLEASGITIAPEPEDLDIQMYGSSALSKATRDEYLKSRGADKPHPPRPEPKVIPVEAGPGHASYFIQSIRDSKPSRENATEGHAAAGAAHLANMAYRQGRKMKWDFATNRVSEA encoded by the coding sequence ATGGCGTCCAGACGCACGTTCTTGAACACCGCCGCCGCGGCCACAATCTATCGGCTGGTTGAATCGAGTGCCGCACGGGCCCAGACGGCCGCGCCCAGTGACACGGTGCAACTCGGTTTCGTCGGCGTGGGCATTCGCGGGTCCCAGTTGCTGGAAGAGTTCTCACAGATCCCGGGCGTGAACCCAGTGATCGCGGCCGATCTGTACGACGGCCACCTGGAACATGCCAAGGAGTTCACGCAGGGCAAGATCCAGACGACGAAGCGGTATGAAGACGTGATCGGCCGCAAGGATCTCGACGCCATCGTCATCGCGGTGCCGGACCACTGGCACAAGCAAATGACGCTGGAGACGCTGTCCGCCGGCAAGCACGTGTACATAGAAAAGCCCATGACCTGGTCATTGCAGGAAGGGCCGGAGATCATCGCCGCCGAAAAGCGAGCCGGCAAGGTTCTGATGGTGGGCAGCGGCGGCAAGACCACGACCCTGGTGGCGAAGACGCGTGAGATTGTAGCCTCCGGTGAACTCGGAGCCATCCACCAGGTCCGCATGATGCAGTACCGGAACTCGAAGGAGGGTGCCTGGGTCTATCCGATTCCGCCGGATGCGTCGCCTGCGACGATCGATTGGGACCGCTTCATCGGGCCGTCGCCCAAGCGGCCCTTCAGCCCCGAAGTCTTCTTCCGATGGCGCTGCTGGTGGGAGTATTCGGGTGGGGTCGCCACCGATCTCTTCGTGCACCTGTTGACCACGATGCACGAAGCCATGAATGTGCAGGCACCTGTCTCCGCGGTGTCGCAGGGCGGGCTGTACCGCTGGAAAGACGGACGCACGGTGCCGGACGTGATGGAGTCGCTGTTTGAATACAAGGAAGGATTCATTGCTCAGATCAGCGTGAATCTGAACAATTCGTCACGCTCGCCCGCCATGCAGATCTTTGGCGAAAAGGGCACGCTCACGTTGGAGGCGTCTGGCATCACGATCGCTCCCGAGCCTGAGGATCTGGACATCCAGATGTACGGGTCGTCCGCGCTCTCCAAGGCGACTCGGGACGAGTATCTGAAGTCGCGCGGAGCCGACAAGCCCCATCCTCCGCGCCCGGAACCGAAGGTGATTCCAGTGGAAGCCGGGCCGGGCCACGCGTCCTACTTCATCCAGAGCATCCGCGACTCGAAGCCCAGCCGTGAGAACGCAACCGAGGGCCATGCCGCCGCCGGCGCGGCGCATCTGGCGAACATGGCTTACCGGCAGGGCCGCAAGATGAAGTGGGACTTTGCCACGAATCGAGTGAGCGAAGCTTAA
- a CDS encoding response regulator, translating into MNARASELFRKYQARIHSRTDRMLAGLLVFEWIFGIILAIWVSPLAWEGRAWSIHIHVWAAIVLGALVVSLPIFLAVRRPGAVLTRHVIGAAQMVMGALLIHFTGGRIETHFHVFGSLAFLAFYRDWRVLVTASAVVVVDHLTRGIWMPYSVYGVLSASVWRTLEHSGWVVFEDAVLIMACIDSERDTADIATRQAELEDTQQVIELRVTQRTAELYASREELSQTNAELVVARDQALESTRLKAQFLANMSHEIRTPMNGVIGMTSLLLETSLSAEQRWYAETVSHSGEALLGVVNDILDFSKIEAGKLDLDEAEFNLQELVEEVVELLSSAAHAKSVEVAYYVSPTLPAFVHGDGARVRQILTNLLGNAIKFTHKGEVALRVAALHEPAGPDTIRFEVRDTGIGIAPAVQAKLFESFTQADGSTTRRYGGTGLGLAISKRLTELMGGTIGLSSTPGEGSTFWCDLPLPAGQTVLDQTAMPLAQLNGERVLVVDDNDTNLRIVEHWLKEFGAEVVLAQNPAAALDLLAESTFTGRPFSAAILDFGMPVMNGMQLAREILARPDYGNLPLILLTSYVDKSYREQALEVGFSAYLPKPTRKRKLFDCLSLAMGRTAAPVEAATGDNQRESLGLKVLIAEDNAVNQMVARRFLEKLGCTYDVAQDGRQVLDIWTRATYDLILMDCQMPVMDGYETARALRQLQGSEGHVPIIAMTASALKGDRERCLEVGMDDYVAKPIQLAQLAEVLKRNLPESYPRPLSPG; encoded by the coding sequence ATGAACGCCCGTGCATCCGAGCTGTTTCGCAAGTATCAGGCCCGCATCCACAGCCGCACCGACCGCATGCTGGCCGGGTTGCTGGTCTTCGAGTGGATCTTTGGAATCATTCTGGCCATCTGGGTTTCACCTCTCGCATGGGAGGGCCGCGCATGGTCCATACACATTCACGTCTGGGCCGCCATTGTCCTGGGAGCGTTGGTCGTCAGTCTACCAATCTTTCTGGCGGTCCGCAGGCCCGGCGCTGTCCTGACACGGCATGTCATTGGTGCCGCCCAGATGGTCATGGGCGCGCTGCTGATCCACTTCACGGGCGGACGCATCGAGACGCACTTTCACGTGTTCGGTTCGCTGGCGTTTCTAGCCTTCTACCGCGATTGGCGCGTCCTGGTGACCGCATCGGCAGTCGTCGTCGTCGATCACCTGACGCGCGGCATCTGGATGCCGTACTCCGTCTACGGCGTCCTGTCGGCTAGCGTCTGGCGCACGTTGGAGCATTCCGGCTGGGTGGTCTTCGAGGATGCCGTCCTGATCATGGCGTGCATCGATAGCGAGCGCGACACGGCCGACATCGCCACCCGCCAAGCGGAACTGGAGGATACGCAGCAGGTCATCGAACTGCGCGTGACGCAGCGTACGGCGGAGCTCTACGCCAGTCGCGAAGAGTTGTCACAAACCAATGCGGAACTCGTGGTGGCCCGCGATCAGGCGCTGGAAAGCACACGTCTGAAGGCGCAGTTCCTGGCCAACATGAGTCACGAAATCCGCACGCCGATGAATGGCGTGATCGGCATGACCAGCCTGTTGCTGGAGACCTCGCTCAGCGCTGAGCAGCGCTGGTACGCCGAAACGGTGTCCCATTCCGGCGAGGCGCTGCTGGGCGTCGTAAACGACATTCTGGACTTCTCCAAGATCGAGGCCGGCAAGCTCGATCTGGATGAAGCAGAGTTCAATCTCCAGGAACTGGTGGAGGAGGTGGTGGAACTCCTCTCCAGCGCGGCCCACGCCAAGAGCGTCGAGGTCGCCTACTACGTCAGCCCCACTCTGCCCGCCTTCGTCCATGGAGACGGTGCACGGGTCCGCCAGATTCTGACGAATCTCCTCGGCAATGCGATCAAATTCACGCATAAGGGCGAGGTTGCGCTGCGAGTGGCCGCGCTGCACGAGCCTGCGGGTCCGGACACCATCCGCTTCGAAGTCCGCGACACCGGCATCGGTATCGCTCCGGCTGTTCAAGCGAAGCTATTCGAGTCGTTCACGCAGGCCGACGGATCGACGACACGTCGCTATGGCGGCACGGGGTTGGGCCTCGCGATCTCAAAACGCCTTACCGAACTGATGGGTGGAACCATCGGGCTCTCCAGCACGCCTGGCGAAGGCTCGACATTCTGGTGCGACCTTCCGCTTCCCGCCGGGCAGACCGTGCTCGACCAAACGGCGATGCCGTTGGCCCAGCTCAACGGCGAGCGTGTGCTGGTGGTGGACGACAACGACACCAATCTCCGCATCGTGGAGCACTGGCTCAAGGAGTTCGGCGCCGAGGTGGTACTCGCCCAGAACCCTGCCGCCGCCTTGGACCTGCTCGCGGAATCGACGTTCACCGGCCGGCCGTTCTCCGCCGCCATTCTGGACTTCGGCATGCCTGTGATGAACGGGATGCAACTGGCCCGTGAGATCCTTGCGAGGCCGGACTATGGGAACCTGCCGCTCATCCTGCTCACCTCCTACGTCGACAAGTCCTACCGGGAACAGGCACTGGAGGTCGGCTTCTCCGCCTATCTGCCCAAACCGACGCGGAAACGGAAACTCTTCGACTGTTTGAGCCTGGCGATGGGCCGCACGGCCGCACCAGTGGAAGCCGCCACGGGAGACAACCAGCGGGAAAGCCTGGGCCTCAAGGTGCTGATCGCCGAAGACAACGCCGTGAACCAGATGGTGGCCCGGCGATTTCTGGAGAAGCTGGGTTGCACCTACGACGTGGCGCAGGACGGACGCCAGGTGCTGGACATCTGGACACGTGCAACCTACGATCTCATCCTGATGGATTGTCAGATGCCCGTCATGGACGGATACGAAACCGCGCGCGCCCTGCGCCAGTTGCAGGGCAGCGAAGGGCATGTGCCTATCATCGCGATGACTGCCAGCGCGCTGAAGGGCGATCGCGAGAGATGCCTGGAAGTCGGGATGGACGACTACGTCGCGAAGCCAATTCAGCTGGCTCAACTGGCGGAGGTACTGAAGCGCAACCTGCCGGAGAGCTATCCGCGGCCACTGTCCCCCGGTTGA
- a CDS encoding NAD(P)-dependent oxidoreductase produces the protein MTNIQTDDQLEELLSRPLPGDVEAVRALTGDLVILGVGGKMGPTLALRARRAIEQAGLRKRVIGVSRFGEGGLKQRLEAAGIETVSADLLDRAAVSGLPDAPDVVFMAGRKFGTEGSAHLTWAMNALVPALVAERYKNSRIAVFSSGNVYAHRSLVQGGSDESTPPAPVGEYAQSVLARERVFEYASQRYGTRIVLLRLNYAVELRYGVLADIGGKVFRGEPVELGVSAVNVIWQGDANSVALQSLALASSPPAFLNIAGPETIAVRRIAERFGAMFGKQVVFAGTESGTALLNDAAQCHRLFGYPSVSFEQCLQWTAEWIQQGGASLDKPTHFEIPDGRY, from the coding sequence ATGACAAACATTCAAACGGATGACCAACTGGAGGAGTTGCTCTCGCGGCCTCTGCCCGGCGATGTGGAGGCCGTGCGTGCGCTGACGGGCGACCTTGTGATTCTCGGCGTCGGCGGAAAGATGGGGCCGACTCTGGCCCTGCGGGCACGCCGCGCCATCGAACAGGCGGGCCTTCGCAAGCGCGTGATTGGGGTCTCCCGGTTCGGCGAAGGTGGACTAAAGCAGCGACTGGAAGCGGCTGGAATCGAGACCGTCAGTGCGGATTTGCTCGACCGCGCGGCGGTGAGCGGGCTGCCCGATGCTCCGGATGTGGTGTTCATGGCGGGGCGCAAGTTCGGGACCGAGGGCTCGGCGCACCTGACCTGGGCGATGAACGCATTGGTGCCGGCGCTGGTGGCCGAGCGATACAAGAACTCCCGGATCGCTGTCTTTTCGTCGGGCAACGTGTATGCGCACCGGAGCCTGGTGCAGGGTGGATCGGACGAATCGACGCCGCCCGCGCCGGTGGGCGAGTACGCACAGTCGGTTCTGGCCCGGGAGCGGGTGTTCGAGTATGCGTCGCAGCGGTATGGCACGCGGATTGTCCTGCTGCGACTGAACTACGCGGTGGAACTGCGCTACGGCGTGCTGGCGGATATTGGCGGCAAGGTGTTTCGGGGAGAGCCCGTGGAGTTGGGTGTCTCCGCTGTGAACGTCATCTGGCAGGGTGACGCGAACTCCGTGGCCTTGCAGTCGCTGGCGCTGGCTTCGTCGCCGCCGGCGTTTCTGAACATCGCGGGGCCCGAGACAATTGCGGTACGGCGGATTGCGGAACGGTTTGGTGCGATGTTCGGGAAGCAGGTTGTCTTCGCTGGGACGGAGTCCGGCACGGCGCTGCTGAACGACGCGGCCCAGTGCCACAGGTTGTTCGGATATCCGTCGGTCAGTTTTGAACAATGTCTGCAGTGGACGGCCGAGTGGATTCAACAGGGCGGAGCCAGCCTGGACAAACCCACGCACTTCGAGATTCCGGATGGACGGTACTGA
- a CDS encoding Gfo/Idh/MocA family oxidoreductase, whose amino-acid sequence MSSRREFMNSVAAGVGGALTIPSTVLGANERIRVGIIGAGARGTELIRDLKACANTELVAAADIYTGRLEAVKKNIPGVKTVMDYRRLLEMKDVDAVLIATPQHLHCQHFVASLQAGKHVYQEKTMAFTVEHAKQMRAAYRASKGLTVQIGHQSCSFGDVADATQFATPAAMGKITAVHAHMYRNTPHDHPQWSRPVVPDMTPESVLWQSFLGDAPKRAFDANRYVNWRFFWDYSGGNIYENMCHQLCFWYKILNLQIPKKATMTGGIYLWKDGREVPDTMNVALEQPEELLWSWDSGFGNDYLGFTEDVLGTDGTVSRSERVTYTPQAVNRKDASILRGSTPTTPACHMRNFIESIRSGKEPNCPFDLGFRVAIACRMTVESYRQGHSVRWDAQKEEIV is encoded by the coding sequence ATGTCTTCCCGACGAGAGTTCATGAACAGCGTGGCCGCGGGTGTCGGCGGCGCCTTGACCATCCCTTCCACGGTGCTCGGAGCCAATGAGCGAATCCGCGTTGGCATTATCGGGGCAGGGGCGCGCGGCACCGAGCTGATTCGGGATCTGAAGGCGTGCGCGAACACGGAGCTCGTGGCCGCCGCCGACATCTACACCGGCCGTCTGGAGGCTGTGAAGAAGAACATACCCGGAGTGAAGACGGTAATGGACTACCGCCGGCTGCTGGAGATGAAGGACGTTGACGCCGTGCTAATCGCGACGCCGCAGCACCTGCATTGCCAGCACTTCGTGGCCAGCCTGCAGGCGGGCAAGCACGTATACCAGGAAAAGACAATGGCGTTCACCGTGGAGCATGCGAAGCAGATGCGTGCGGCTTACCGGGCGTCGAAGGGCCTGACCGTGCAGATCGGACACCAGTCGTGCTCGTTCGGCGACGTGGCCGATGCGACGCAGTTTGCGACGCCGGCGGCGATGGGCAAGATCACGGCGGTGCACGCGCACATGTATCGCAATACGCCGCACGATCACCCGCAGTGGTCGCGCCCGGTGGTTCCGGACATGACGCCGGAGAGTGTGTTGTGGCAGTCGTTCCTTGGCGACGCACCGAAACGAGCGTTCGATGCGAATCGTTATGTGAACTGGCGATTCTTCTGGGACTACTCCGGTGGCAACATCTACGAAAACATGTGCCACCAGCTCTGTTTCTGGTACAAGATCCTGAATCTCCAGATTCCGAAGAAGGCGACGATGACTGGGGGCATCTACCTGTGGAAGGACGGGCGTGAGGTGCCGGATACGATGAATGTCGCGCTGGAGCAGCCGGAGGAGCTGTTGTGGTCGTGGGATTCGGGCTTTGGCAACGACTACCTGGGATTCACGGAGGACGTGCTGGGTACGGATGGGACGGTGTCGCGGTCGGAGCGCGTAACGTATACGCCGCAGGCCGTGAATCGCAAGGACGCGTCGATATTGCGCGGCTCGACGCCCACCACGCCGGCCTGTCATATGAGAAACTTCATTGAGTCGATCCGCAGCGGCAAGGAACCGAATTGCCCCTTCGACCTCGGCTTCCGCGTGGCTATTGCCTGCCGCATGACAGTGGAGAGTTACCGGCAGGGCCACAGTGTTCGGTGGGATGCGCAGAAGGAAGAGATCGTTTAG
- a CDS encoding dihydrodipicolinate synthase family protein: MDWKQTLLEGVAIPAHPLALTADRKLDERRQRGLTRYYLAAGAGGVAVGVHTTQFAIHDANVGLYRPVLELAREEWRARGAIGIAGIVGDTGQAVSEAEYAAGLGYHSGLVSLAALSGRDEDALIEHVSQVSRAIPVFGFYLQPAVGGRVLSHAFWRRFLEIENVVAIKIAPFNRYQTLDVVRALALSGRQNDIALYTGNDDNIVLDLLTAFEVEGRTIRIRGGLLGHWSVWTKSSVRLLAESHDLARQDAPIPAKWLARAQQVTDANAAFFDAANGFRGCIAGLHEVLRRQGLLAGTWCWDPHEQLSPGQAEEIDRVYRQYPEWNDDVFVAEHRDEWLRP; the protein is encoded by the coding sequence ATGGATTGGAAACAGACGCTGCTCGAAGGTGTGGCGATACCCGCGCATCCGTTGGCCCTGACGGCCGACCGGAAGTTGGACGAGCGGCGCCAGCGCGGCTTAACCCGATACTACCTGGCCGCCGGTGCGGGCGGCGTGGCAGTGGGTGTTCACACGACGCAGTTCGCGATTCACGATGCGAACGTGGGCTTGTACCGGCCGGTGCTGGAACTGGCCCGGGAAGAGTGGCGGGCTCGCGGCGCCATCGGGATTGCGGGCATTGTCGGCGATACCGGACAAGCCGTGTCGGAGGCGGAGTACGCGGCGGGGTTGGGGTATCACTCGGGGCTGGTGAGTCTCGCGGCGCTGTCCGGACGAGATGAGGACGCACTGATTGAGCATGTCTCTCAGGTGTCGCGCGCGATTCCCGTGTTCGGGTTCTATCTGCAGCCGGCCGTCGGGGGGCGGGTGCTGTCTCACGCGTTCTGGCGGCGCTTTCTGGAAATCGAGAACGTCGTTGCGATCAAGATCGCACCGTTCAACCGGTATCAGACGCTGGATGTAGTGCGGGCGCTGGCGCTATCCGGCCGTCAGAACGACATAGCCCTCTACACCGGCAACGACGACAACATTGTATTGGATTTGCTCACCGCATTTGAGGTAGAGGGCCGGACCATCCGGATCCGCGGCGGGTTGCTGGGCCACTGGTCTGTATGGACCAAGTCCTCAGTACGCCTGCTGGCTGAGTCCCATGACTTGGCGCGCCAGGATGCGCCGATTCCGGCGAAGTGGCTCGCTCGGGCCCAACAGGTGACCGATGCGAACGCGGCGTTCTTCGATGCCGCCAATGGGTTCCGCGGCTGTATTGCCGGTCTGCATGAGGTGCTACGCCGGCAGGGTTTGCTGGCGGGCACATGGTGTTGGGATCCGCACGAGCAGCTCTCGCCCGGCCAAGCCGAGGAGATCGATCGCGTGTACCGCCAGTACCCCGAGTGGAACGACGACGTGTTCGTTGCGGAACATCGGGACGAGTGGCTTCGGCCGTAG
- a CDS encoding hydrogenase maturation protease codes for MPGGKAKKYRALLLCCGHMDRGDDGIGPLCASALQERKIPARTLQGETSELLEAWQQAEAVIVVDAITSGEVPPGTLIRIDSADAAFQPEAARCSTHGLGLAQAVKLGRVLKCLPETLILMGLEAASFEWASTLSPPVAAGMPLLLDAIELEWKRLTIIAPRARHQQA; via the coding sequence ATGCCTGGCGGGAAAGCGAAGAAGTACCGCGCGCTGCTGCTGTGTTGCGGCCACATGGATCGTGGCGACGACGGCATAGGTCCGCTCTGTGCCTCGGCACTGCAGGAGCGAAAGATCCCGGCACGTACTCTGCAAGGCGAGACCTCGGAGTTGCTGGAGGCGTGGCAACAGGCGGAAGCCGTGATTGTCGTCGACGCTATCACCAGCGGCGAAGTCCCGCCGGGCACGCTGATCCGCATCGACTCGGCGGACGCCGCCTTCCAGCCAGAGGCGGCCCGCTGCTCCACCCACGGATTGGGCCTGGCGCAGGCCGTGAAGCTCGGTCGAGTGCTGAAGTGCCTGCCGGAGACGCTCATCCTCATGGGCCTGGAGGCCGCGAGTTTCGAATGGGCGTCCACACTGTCGCCGCCGGTTGCAGCCGGTATGCCGCTGCTGCTGGACGCAATTGAACTGGAGTGGAAGCGGCTCACCATCATAGCGCCGCGGGCGCGCCATCAACAGGCCTGA